In Blastopirellula sp. J2-11, a single genomic region encodes these proteins:
- a CDS encoding DUF1573 domain-containing protein, with translation MLDKIPLVIATSVLALLGAWWVMPTNSASIPSPAVTEIRENRTTPQPADVSAVKLPAESADPQPQPKVEVERTEYNFGSMERFESSSHTFTIRNIGDAPLQLEVGDSSCSCTLAGIEESGVAPGEETHIKLEWTLKFKEGPFRQSATILTNDPGRPEIQFVVEGIIQEAVNIAPRELVLSGISVGEPVSRTVEIIPSAFEIGNVLIEDELSIHPLTVSLLPRTDEHKNFRIAVNIPDTLPSGHFKKALNILIVPADPKKKTIRRTLKIAGNVTSGYIVLSPNMRKDGIYEIPPINTAGSHEYHAIIRIRDSEKELKIKSLKCRPEFITAKLEPQPDTSVKGLYKLTMTVSPDAPKGVYRGTGGGDVIIELDHPRIERIRFYLECAINR, from the coding sequence ATGCTCGACAAAATACCGCTTGTGATCGCGACTTCCGTTCTCGCGCTACTGGGAGCCTGGTGGGTCATGCCGACCAATTCGGCGTCGATCCCGTCACCTGCCGTCACTGAGATTCGTGAGAATCGTACGACGCCGCAACCGGCGGATGTGTCTGCCGTAAAGCTTCCGGCGGAGTCAGCGGATCCCCAACCTCAGCCCAAAGTGGAAGTCGAACGAACGGAATACAACTTTGGCTCGATGGAGCGTTTCGAGTCTTCCTCTCACACCTTCACGATTCGCAACATCGGCGATGCGCCGTTGCAGTTGGAAGTGGGAGATAGCTCCTGCAGTTGCACGCTGGCAGGAATTGAAGAATCGGGCGTCGCCCCCGGCGAAGAAACGCACATCAAGTTGGAATGGACGTTGAAGTTCAAAGAGGGGCCCTTTCGCCAATCCGCAACCATTCTCACGAATGATCCTGGTCGACCGGAAATTCAATTCGTCGTCGAAGGTATTATTCAAGAAGCCGTCAACATTGCTCCTCGTGAATTGGTTCTGTCAGGAATTTCCGTTGGGGAGCCGGTCAGCCGAACAGTTGAGATCATTCCCTCGGCATTCGAAATCGGCAATGTCCTCATCGAGGACGAATTGTCGATTCATCCGTTGACGGTCAGTCTGCTTCCCCGCACGGACGAGCATAAAAATTTCCGCATTGCAGTGAATATTCCAGATACGCTGCCGAGCGGTCATTTTAAAAAGGCGCTGAACATCCTCATCGTGCCGGCGGATCCGAAAAAGAAAACGATTCGGCGGACCCTCAAAATTGCCGGCAACGTCACCAGCGGATATATCGTTCTCTCTCCCAACATGCGAAAAGACGGCATCTACGAGATTCCGCCGATCAACACGGCAGGCAGTCACGAATATCATGCGATTATTCGTATCCGCGATTCCGAAAAAGAGCTTAAAATCAAGTCGCTCAAGTGCCGGCCGGAATTCATCACCGCCAAACTCGAACCTCAACCAGATACGAGCGTTAAAGGGCTCTACAAGCTGACAATGACCGTATCCCCCGATGCCCCGAAGGGAGTCTATCGCGGCACCGGCGGTGGTGACGTCATCATCGAACTGGATCATCCACGCATTGAGCGCATCCGCTTCTATCTAGAATGCGCCATCAATCGATAA
- a CDS encoding DUF1559 domain-containing protein — protein MKKRGFTLIELLVVVAIIGILAALLLPALARAREAARNAQCKNNLRQFGIAFAAQVDSRRDKKLVSGAYDYRRDGCIDTYGWVADVVNQQAGNVTEMMCPTNPLRGLEKLNDLIGGNTSDNKGAPDERVQAGACTAWVDSGSVLTYTPANDPSGNARPRKEYINTEFLKAGYCTNYAQSWFAAREQMLTSDLNGASAFDASKSPKEGGNKSGVRGAYYGLRLSAIESAPVPSSAIAILGDAAPGDTNEAILAEDLNEELGLVAGARLAESFNDGPAFWNDNDKVALIENIDSTGAYGTGATTSGTLYQLESQDSTIGLFTGDIIPSIDGEVSANAGDDGYLFLQDTRDWFATHGGGTSAGCNILMADGSVKLGSDLNGDGFLNPGFPVTGDVEENARNVGFIDDTVELENFEIFSGPSIAPAGFVKAQFEES, from the coding sequence ATGAAGAAACGTGGTTTCACGTTGATCGAACTGCTGGTGGTCGTCGCGATCATCGGTATTCTCGCCGCCCTGTTGCTGCCGGCTTTGGCTCGCGCTCGCGAAGCTGCCCGTAATGCTCAGTGCAAAAACAACCTTCGTCAATTCGGTATCGCCTTCGCCGCTCAGGTCGACAGCCGTCGCGACAAGAAGCTGGTTTCGGGCGCCTACGACTATCGTCGTGACGGATGCATCGACACCTACGGTTGGGTTGCCGACGTCGTCAACCAACAAGCTGGTAACGTCACCGAAATGATGTGCCCGACCAATCCGCTCCGCGGCTTGGAAAAGCTGAATGACTTGATCGGTGGAAATACTTCGGACAACAAGGGTGCCCCGGATGAACGCGTTCAGGCCGGTGCTTGCACCGCGTGGGTCGATAGCGGTTCGGTGCTGACCTACACGCCTGCCAACGATCCTTCGGGCAACGCACGTCCTCGCAAAGAGTACATCAACACCGAGTTCCTGAAGGCTGGTTACTGTACCAACTATGCTCAAAGCTGGTTCGCCGCTCGTGAACAGATGCTGACGAGCGATCTGAATGGCGCAAGCGCCTTCGACGCGAGCAAGAGCCCCAAAGAAGGCGGCAACAAGTCGGGTGTCCGTGGTGCTTACTACGGTCTCCGTTTGTCGGCTATCGAATCGGCTCCGGTTCCGTCCAGCGCCATCGCGATCTTGGGTGACGCCGCTCCTGGCGATACGAACGAAGCGATCCTGGCCGAAGATCTCAACGAAGAGTTGGGTCTGGTTGCCGGTGCTCGTCTCGCCGAATCGTTCAATGACGGTCCCGCCTTCTGGAACGACAATGACAAAGTTGCTTTGATCGAAAACATTGATTCGACGGGCGCCTACGGCACTGGCGCCACCACTTCTGGCACGCTGTATCAGCTGGAATCGCAAGACTCCACGATCGGCTTGTTCACCGGCGACATCATCCCGTCGATCGATGGAGAAGTTAGTGCGAACGCTGGTGACGATGGTTACCTCTTCCTGCAAGACACTCGTGACTGGTTCGCCACGCATGGCGGCGGCACCAGCGCTGGTTGCAACATCCTGATGGCCGATGGCAGCGTGAAGCTGGGTAGCGACCTGAATGGTGACGGCTTCTTGAACCCGGGCTTCCCGGTCACTGGTGATGTTGAAGAAAACGCCCGCAACGTCGGTTTCATCGATGACACGGTCGAACTGGAAAACTTCGAAATCTTCTCGGGTCCGAGCATCGCCCCGGCTGGTTTCGTCAAGGCTCAGTTTGAAGAAAGCTAG